Proteins from a genomic interval of Desulfovibrio sp. TomC:
- a CDS encoding ABC transporter permease, with protein sequence MLFSLRIALKSLATHKMRTVLAMLGVFLGAFALTGVLHISLAMEQKAVEETEKLGPNLLMAMTGNIRFRRGDIRPDAGNTNLKLPDAIALLRGLPSAVDGVPFLSFPMPIRSANKKIMCQVVATWPAYPAIRGNIPQYGRFFDQSEEDAKDLVCALGPAIATRLFGSAEAAVGQSVFIFRARLQVVGVMEEKGSDISGANQDEQVFVPLSTYMRRMSNKNYIHGVYLRLADGADFDAAREAAASILRRRHEIKTDKGQADDFKVLTGKDTMNLKQQALDLVQTLGFISSSLSFGIGGLGILSIMILLVRSRRLEIGIRRAVGARRGDIIRQFLIESGLMATVGGAAGTAAALAVLLVVYKLGEFPSVFNPLLIGGALAGSAMLGILAGAYPAWQAANVEVLSVLRDE encoded by the coding sequence GTGCTTTTCAGCCTTCGCATTGCGCTCAAATCCCTGGCCACCCACAAGATGCGCACCGTGCTGGCCATGCTGGGCGTCTTTCTGGGGGCATTCGCCCTGACCGGCGTGCTGCATATTTCCCTGGCCATGGAACAAAAGGCCGTCGAAGAAACGGAAAAACTCGGCCCCAACCTGCTCATGGCCATGACCGGCAACATCCGCTTTCGCCGGGGCGACATCCGCCCGGATGCCGGCAATACCAACTTGAAGCTCCCCGATGCCATCGCCCTGCTGCGCGGCCTGCCGTCAGCCGTGGACGGCGTGCCCTTTCTGAGCTTTCCCATGCCCATCCGGTCGGCCAACAAAAAAATCATGTGCCAGGTGGTGGCCACCTGGCCGGCCTATCCGGCCATCCGGGGCAACATCCCTCAATACGGCCGTTTTTTCGACCAGTCTGAAGAGGATGCCAAGGATCTGGTCTGCGCCTTGGGGCCGGCCATCGCCACCCGGCTGTTCGGGTCGGCCGAGGCTGCCGTTGGCCAGTCGGTGTTTATTTTCCGGGCCAGACTCCAGGTGGTCGGCGTCATGGAGGAAAAAGGCTCGGACATCTCCGGGGCCAACCAGGACGAACAGGTCTTCGTGCCGCTTTCCACCTACATGCGGCGCATGTCCAACAAGAACTACATCCATGGCGTGTATCTGCGGCTGGCCGACGGCGCGGATTTCGACGCCGCCCGGGAGGCTGCGGCCAGCATCCTGCGGCGGCGCCACGAGATCAAGACCGACAAGGGACAGGCTGACGACTTCAAGGTGCTGACCGGCAAAGACACCATGAACCTCAAGCAGCAGGCCCTCGATCTGGTGCAGACGCTCGGGTTTATCAGCTCCTCGCTGTCTTTTGGCATCGGCGGCCTTGGCATCCTGTCGATCATGATCCTGCTGGTGCGGTCCAGACGGCTGGAAATCGGCATCCGGCGGGCGGTCGGGGCCAGACGCGGGGACATCATCCGCCAGTTTCTCATCGAATCCGGCCTGATGGCCACGGTCGGCGGAGCCGCCGGCACGGCCGCAGCCCTGGCCGTGCTGCTGGTGGTCTATAAGCTGGGTGAGTTCCCGAGCGTCTTTAACCCGCTCCTGATCGGCGGCGCGCTGGCCGGCTCGGCCATGCTCGGCATCCTGGCCGGCGCCTACCCGGCCTGGCAGGCGGCCAATGTCGAGGTGTTAAGCGTGCTGCGGGACGAGTGA
- a CDS encoding winged helix-turn-helix domain-containing protein: MRDIRAVQRLHLWLETGDGMMLGLGRIQLLELVEELGSLNKAAAAMGMSYRAAWGRMKQTETVIGQPLVERSGPKKGFRLTPLGHDIVTMFRTWHRDVELYAVGRAKELFPWGTEPFAEDAPKTSSTG; this comes from the coding sequence ATGCGCGACATCAGGGCCGTACAACGGCTGCATTTATGGCTTGAAACCGGCGACGGCATGATGCTTGGCCTGGGCAGAATTCAGCTTCTGGAGCTGGTCGAGGAACTTGGGTCGCTTAACAAGGCCGCAGCAGCCATGGGCATGTCCTACCGCGCCGCCTGGGGGCGCATGAAGCAGACCGAAACCGTGATCGGACAGCCGTTGGTCGAGCGCTCCGGGCCGAAAAAAGGTTTTCGCCTGACCCCGCTCGGGCACGACATCGTCACGATGTTTCGCACCTGGCACCGGGACGTGGAACTCTATGCCGTGGGCCGGGCCAAAGAACTGTTCCCCTGGGGCACCGAACCGTTTGCCGAGGATGCGCCCAAGACTTCCTCAACGGGCTAG
- a CDS encoding MATE family efflux transporter, producing the protein MEKKDGLLAAGVGFREIWSLAWPQILMMFLTFLIGFVDVYVGGRIDRETQAAIGVLAQAMFFFQVLAAAVANGAVAAVSQSEGAGRFARANRYVWLCLLAGVAASLAILVGGMLTRDLFLRLLQVPEPIRPTARYFLTVLLLLLPIQSFFIIANALFRARRMVMVPLFAWGLAAILNGAGDFGFGLGMFGWPDYGYAGVAWSTFVSVTAGMIFNFLALLRLGMLSRREFPPWRWVRCASSYLLKVAWPSGLMQVVWHTGYLVLFAITGSLPTGSVAALAGMSAGMRLESILFLPPMAFNFTASILVGNLIGAGRPDDARRVGYRIAVAGVAAVSLLGLALWPFLPEAAAFLSPDPAVAAEAVSYLRYNVAAIPFTVAGLILIGAMTGAGATLYTMFVTGGSIWLVRLPLALYLGHRLFGRAEGVWISMFVSQAAQAMVCLGVYRFADWARFGMGGGKTRK; encoded by the coding sequence ATGGAAAAAAAGGACGGACTGTTGGCCGCCGGGGTGGGTTTCCGCGAAATCTGGTCCCTGGCCTGGCCGCAGATCCTCATGATGTTTTTGACGTTTCTTATCGGTTTCGTGGACGTTTATGTCGGCGGACGCATTGATCGGGAGACCCAGGCGGCCATCGGCGTCCTGGCCCAGGCCATGTTTTTTTTCCAGGTATTGGCCGCCGCCGTGGCCAACGGGGCCGTGGCGGCGGTAAGCCAGTCCGAGGGCGCGGGCCGTTTTGCCCGGGCCAATCGCTATGTCTGGCTGTGTCTCTTGGCCGGCGTGGCTGCCTCGCTGGCTATTTTGGTTGGCGGGATGCTCACCCGCGACTTGTTTTTGCGCCTGCTCCAGGTGCCGGAGCCGATCCGGCCGACCGCCCGGTATTTTTTGACCGTGCTGCTGCTTTTACTGCCCATCCAGTCGTTTTTCATCATTGCCAATGCCCTGTTTCGGGCGCGCCGGATGGTCATGGTGCCGCTTTTCGCCTGGGGTCTGGCGGCCATCCTCAATGGTGCCGGTGACTTCGGATTCGGCCTGGGGATGTTCGGGTGGCCGGACTACGGCTATGCCGGGGTGGCCTGGAGCACCTTTGTCTCGGTCACGGCTGGAATGATTTTTAATTTCCTGGCCTTGTTGCGGCTGGGGATGCTTTCGCGCCGGGAGTTCCCGCCCTGGCGCTGGGTGCGTTGCGCCAGTTCCTATCTGCTCAAGGTAGCCTGGCCGTCGGGCCTGATGCAGGTGGTGTGGCACACGGGCTATCTGGTGCTCTTTGCCATCACCGGCTCCCTGCCGACCGGAAGCGTGGCTGCCCTGGCCGGCATGTCGGCCGGCATGCGTCTGGAATCGATCCTGTTTTTGCCGCCCATGGCCTTTAATTTCACGGCCTCGATTCTGGTCGGCAACCTGATCGGGGCCGGCCGGCCGGACGATGCCCGGCGCGTGGGCTATCGCATCGCCGTGGCCGGAGTGGCGGCGGTCTCGCTGCTGGGACTGGCCCTGTGGCCGTTTTTGCCCGAGGCCGCGGCCTTTCTGTCGCCGGACCCGGCCGTGGCGGCCGAGGCGGTTTCGTATTTGCGATATAACGTGGCGGCCATTCCCTTTACCGTGGCCGGCCTTATACTCATCGGGGCCATGACCGGGGCCGGGGCGACGCTGTACACCATGTTCGTCACCGGCGGTTCCATCTGGCTCGTGCGGTTGCCGTTGGCCCTGTATCTGGGGCATAGGCTCTTTGGACGGGCCGAAGGCGTGTGGATTTCCATGTTCGTTTCCCAGGCCGCGCAGGCGATGGTGTGCCTTGGGGTATACCGTTTCGCTGATTGGGCGCGTTTCGGCATGGGTGGCGGCAAGACGAGGAAGTGA